The following coding sequences lie in one Psychrobacter arenosus genomic window:
- the glmM gene encoding phosphoglucosamine mutase, with product MSYFGTDGIRGQFGQAPITPDFMLKLGYVTGQVLIESNTYPGRKPCVLIGKDTRLSGYVIEAALQAGFNAAGVDVYMLGPLPTPAIAHLTRSFNADAGVVISASHNPYQDNGVKLFSADGRKLSDSMQEAINTKLDDIMNADSGTELMPIENPAELGKNRRVDDAKGRYIEFCKGSFPYQYDLNGMTIVIDCANGAGYSVGPRVLRELGANVIALHNTPNGVNINDECGSTHPDSLQAAVQAHNADVGIALDGDGDRIIMVDENGNVVDGDGILYVLATQTDRPVAGVVGTLMSNMALELAFNAAGIGFERANVGDRYVMQKLEANDWLIGGEPSGHILCLDKSRTGDAIVAALQVLAVMKQTDKTLGQLTEGFKLLPQELVNVRLSRMQDPYDNAAVAEMIAAYEKQLAGRGRLLIRKSGTEPVIRVMVESDDKIECDMVANKLADKIRAELG from the coding sequence ATGAGTTATTTTGGTACTGATGGCATCCGTGGTCAATTTGGACAGGCGCCTATTACGCCTGACTTTATGCTCAAGCTCGGCTATGTCACGGGCCAAGTGCTCATTGAAAGTAACACCTATCCGGGCCGCAAGCCTTGCGTCCTCATTGGTAAAGATACCCGTCTATCTGGTTATGTTATTGAAGCAGCACTGCAGGCAGGCTTTAACGCGGCGGGTGTGGATGTTTATATGCTCGGTCCATTGCCTACCCCAGCCATTGCCCATTTAACCCGCAGCTTTAATGCCGATGCAGGGGTAGTGATTTCAGCATCGCACAATCCGTATCAAGACAATGGCGTCAAGCTATTCTCTGCCGATGGCCGTAAACTATCGGACAGTATGCAAGAAGCAATCAATACTAAGCTTGATGACATTATGAATGCTGATAGCGGTACAGAATTGATGCCGATTGAGAACCCAGCAGAGTTGGGCAAAAACCGCCGCGTAGACGATGCTAAAGGTCGCTATATCGAATTCTGTAAGGGCAGTTTTCCTTATCAATATGACCTCAATGGTATGACCATTGTCATCGACTGTGCTAATGGAGCCGGTTATAGCGTTGGGCCACGCGTCCTGCGCGAACTGGGCGCAAACGTCATCGCCTTGCACAACACGCCAAATGGCGTAAATATCAATGATGAGTGCGGCTCTACCCATCCGGATAGTCTGCAAGCCGCAGTACAAGCGCATAATGCGGATGTCGGTATTGCCCTTGATGGGGATGGCGACCGGATTATTATGGTCGATGAAAATGGCAATGTGGTCGATGGCGATGGCATTCTCTATGTCTTGGCTACTCAAACCGACAGACCGGTGGCAGGCGTGGTCGGTACCTTAATGAGCAATATGGCCTTAGAGTTGGCGTTTAATGCAGCCGGTATTGGGTTTGAGCGAGCGAATGTTGGCGACCGTTATGTCATGCAGAAACTTGAGGCGAATGATTGGCTAATAGGCGGTGAGCCTTCCGGTCATATCTTATGTTTAGATAAGAGCCGTACTGGGGATGCTATCGTAGCTGCGTTGCAAGTGTTGGCGGTGATGAAACAAACGGATAAGACGTTAGGGCAGCTAACCGAAGGCTTCAAACTGTTGCCGCAAGAGCTGGTCAATGTGCGTTTAAGCCGGATGCAAGACCCTTATGATAATGCGGCAGTTGCTGAGATGATCGCAGCTTATGAAAAACAACTGGCGGGCCGTGGTCGCTTGTTAATTCGTAAATCGGGTACAGAGCCGGTCATCCGCGTGATGGTCGAGTCAGACGATAAGATTGAATGTGATATGGTCGCCAATAAACTGGCTGATAAAATTCGTGCCGAGTTGGGTTAA
- the pdxH gene encoding pyridoxamine 5'-phosphate oxidase, giving the protein MSTDFSDQRLSYEKGELDASALPELPLPLLQHWVAEAIEQGAPEPYAMSLATCGSDGQPGVRIVLMREITEAGVVFYTNYDSAKGQDIADNPQAEVLFFWHEMQRQVRIRGKVAKVAAAKTDAYFHKRPRDSQLAAWVSEPQSGEVASREVMEANFAELLERFPEGTDIPTPEFWGGYELVATEIEFWQGRANRMHDRIVYTKQADGAWSTSRLLP; this is encoded by the coding sequence ATGAGTACCGATTTTTCTGATCAACGCTTGTCTTATGAAAAGGGTGAGTTAGACGCTAGCGCCTTACCTGAATTGCCTTTACCACTATTACAACACTGGGTCGCAGAAGCGATAGAGCAGGGCGCACCAGAGCCTTATGCGATGAGTCTAGCCACTTGTGGTAGCGATGGTCAGCCGGGCGTTCGTATTGTACTAATGCGTGAGATTACCGAGGCCGGTGTGGTTTTTTATACCAATTACGACAGTGCTAAAGGTCAAGATATTGCGGACAATCCACAAGCAGAAGTGTTGTTCTTTTGGCATGAGATGCAGCGCCAAGTGCGTATTCGCGGCAAAGTGGCTAAAGTCGCGGCAGCTAAGACCGATGCCTATTTCCATAAGCGCCCGCGCGATAGTCAACTCGCCGCTTGGGTGAGCGAGCCACAAAGTGGGGAAGTGGCGTCTAGAGAGGTTATGGAAGCAAACTTTGCAGAGTTGCTTGAGCGTTTTCCTGAAGGCACTGATATTCCGACGCCTGAATTTTGGGGTGGTTATGAGCTAGTCGCTACGGAGATTGAGTTTTGGCAGGGTCGAGCCAATCGTATGCATGACCGTATTGTCTATACTAAACAGGCCGATGGCGCTTGGTCTACAAGTCGTTTATTGCCTTGA
- a CDS encoding NADP-dependent oxidoreductase — protein sequence MNFSTQQAVQQNDQQNRQIKLASRPHGKPTAANFEFATAAIPTPNDSQMLLRTLYLSLDPYMRGRMSDAKSYADPLQVGDVMTGGTVAQVVASNVDGFAEGDLVVSNSGWQDYSVSNGEGVVKLDNNMPNPSYGLGVLGMPGFTGYMGLTDIGKPKAGETLVVAAATGPVGATVGQVGKIKELNVIGIAGGKEKCEYAVNELGFDKCLDHYADDFAEQLAAACPNGIDIYYENVGGKVFDAVLPLLNAHARIPVCGLVSQYNATETPEGKDRLGLLMSMILRQRLTVKGFIIFEEYGNHFPEFLQTMGDWVATGKVKTKEHMVDGLEQAPQGFIDMLDGINFGKTVVKIADSA from the coding sequence ATGAACTTTTCTACTCAACAAGCCGTCCAACAAAACGACCAACAAAACCGTCAGATTAAACTCGCCAGCCGTCCTCATGGCAAGCCTACAGCAGCAAACTTCGAATTTGCCACAGCAGCCATCCCTACCCCGAATGACAGCCAAATGCTGCTACGCACGCTTTATTTATCATTAGACCCGTATATGCGCGGTCGTATGAGCGATGCCAAAAGCTATGCGGACCCTTTACAGGTCGGTGATGTGATGACGGGTGGTACTGTAGCGCAAGTCGTTGCCTCCAACGTCGATGGCTTTGCCGAAGGTGATTTGGTCGTGTCGAATTCAGGTTGGCAGGATTATAGCGTCAGTAATGGCGAGGGCGTGGTCAAGCTCGATAACAACATGCCCAACCCTTCTTATGGTTTAGGCGTACTCGGTATGCCCGGCTTTACTGGCTACATGGGCTTAACCGATATCGGTAAACCAAAAGCCGGCGAAACTCTAGTGGTGGCTGCCGCTACTGGTCCTGTTGGCGCTACCGTTGGCCAAGTCGGTAAGATTAAAGAGCTTAACGTCATCGGTATCGCTGGTGGTAAAGAAAAATGCGAATATGCTGTCAATGAATTGGGCTTTGATAAATGCCTAGACCATTATGCTGATGACTTTGCTGAGCAATTGGCTGCTGCCTGCCCGAATGGTATCGACATCTACTACGAAAACGTGGGTGGCAAAGTCTTTGATGCCGTGCTGCCGCTATTGAATGCCCATGCCCGTATCCCTGTTTGTGGGCTGGTCTCACAGTACAACGCTACTGAAACGCCCGAAGGCAAAGACCGTTTAGGCCTGCTCATGTCCATGATTCTCCGTCAGCGCCTCACTGTGAAAGGCTTTATTATCTTTGAAGAATACGGCAATCATTTCCCAGAATTCTTACAGACTATGGGCGACTGGGTAGCTACCGGTAAAGTTAAAACCAAAGAGCATATGGTTGACGGCTTAGAGCAAGCGCCACAAGGCTTTATCGACATGTTAGATGGCATTAATTTTGGTAAGACTGTGGTTAAAATTGCAGATTCTGCTTAA
- a CDS encoding MFS transporter, translating into MSTDYQFKPHEQPIMVGSPANPDHPTSRKFWYLAVGILIGLTAGFQNGLLVANLNQIQGQFGLTPVEGGWISVAYNITNACITVLLYKIRQQFGIALFTKAALPILLFANALQWFTSSDLFLSDTVPLFVWLDAYYLEIVARGLSGIVASAMTILSIFYCLQGMPTAKRISGLILGFGLLQFGVPLSRIITPYLAIDGQLDTLFMFQFGLSLVCFSAISLLDLPQGMTEKVFEKLDFVSFGFIAIGLAALAVFLVQGRILWWDTPWLSLPLLIAFVCISIGMWIETHRKKPMLQVRWMRSRTIIAFMVTGAAVRLLLSEQTVGAAGLLSVLGYGNDQLIGFYGIILAASALSLIISAWRTNAMELRRPVIFAVALIAIGSWLDTSASLNSTPEMFYFSQFLIAFAAIYFMGPLVFEGMFRAIANGPAYIISFSVIFGISQTVGGLAGAAGIQAFTTIRTQAYYADMVSSMVANPTPTPQILQGIKQQATVAAYSDLFFIIAVVSTITAIILSINYAYYRYKKLNPLAKELAALAKMREGKEAK; encoded by the coding sequence ATGAGTACGGATTATCAATTTAAGCCCCACGAACAGCCTATCATGGTCGGCTCCCCTGCCAACCCCGATCATCCCACCTCGCGTAAATTTTGGTACCTAGCTGTTGGTATTTTAATTGGTCTGACCGCTGGCTTTCAAAATGGTTTATTGGTGGCCAACCTAAATCAAATCCAAGGTCAATTTGGTCTAACTCCAGTAGAAGGTGGCTGGATATCCGTGGCCTATAATATTACCAATGCTTGTATCACCGTATTGCTCTATAAAATCCGCCAGCAGTTTGGGATTGCCTTATTTACCAAGGCCGCTTTACCCATTTTATTGTTTGCCAATGCTCTGCAGTGGTTCACCAGTAGTGATTTATTCCTATCCGACACTGTGCCGCTGTTTGTCTGGTTAGATGCTTATTATTTAGAGATTGTTGCCCGCGGTTTAAGTGGTATCGTGGCTAGTGCCATGACTATTTTATCGATATTCTATTGCCTGCAAGGGATGCCCACGGCAAAGCGTATTAGCGGCTTGATTTTAGGTTTTGGTTTATTACAATTTGGCGTGCCGCTATCGCGTATTATCACGCCTTATCTCGCCATTGATGGTCAACTTGATACTTTATTTATGTTTCAGTTCGGCTTATCGCTAGTGTGTTTTAGCGCCATTAGTTTGCTTGATTTGCCCCAAGGCATGACCGAGAAAGTCTTTGAAAAATTAGATTTTGTCAGCTTTGGTTTTATTGCCATTGGGTTAGCGGCGTTGGCCGTCTTTTTAGTACAAGGCCGTATTCTTTGGTGGGATACGCCTTGGCTGAGCCTGCCGTTATTGATAGCTTTTGTCTGTATCAGCATCGGCATGTGGATTGAAACCCACCGCAAAAAACCCATGCTCCAAGTGCGTTGGATGCGCAGTCGCACGATTATTGCCTTTATGGTTACTGGGGCGGCCGTGCGGTTATTGCTCTCCGAGCAGACGGTGGGTGCGGCTGGACTGCTCAGCGTATTGGGCTATGGCAATGATCAATTGATTGGTTTTTACGGCATTATTTTGGCCGCTAGTGCGCTGTCTTTAATAATTAGCGCTTGGCGTACCAATGCTATGGAGCTGCGACGCCCCGTCATCTTTGCGGTGGCGTTGATTGCTATTGGCTCATGGCTCGACACCAGTGCCTCTCTGAATTCCACGCCCGAAATGTTTTATTTCAGTCAGTTTTTGATTGCCTTTGCTGCTATTTACTTTATGGGGCCGTTGGTATTTGAAGGAATGTTCCGTGCTATTGCGAATGGACCGGCCTACATTATTAGTTTCTCTGTCATTTTTGGTATTTCACAGACCGTTGGTGGTTTAGCCGGAGCCGCTGGCATTCAAGCTTTCACTACGATACGCACGCAAGCGTATTATGCGGACATGGTGAGCTCCATGGTGGCTAATCCTACTCCTACGCCGCAGATATTGCAGGGCATTAAGCAGCAGGCTACCGTTGCCGCTTATAGCGATTTATTCTTTATAATTGCCGTGGTCAGCACTATTACCGCCATCATACTGTCCATAAATTATGCTTACTATCGTTATAAAAAGCTAAACCCACTGGCTAAAGAATTGGCTGCATTGGCCAAAATGCGCGAAGGTAAAGAAGCTAAATAG
- a CDS encoding type 1 glutamine amidotransferase domain-containing protein: protein MKILMVLTSHDRLGDTGEKTGFWLEEFAAPYYTFKDAGVEVTLASPAGGQPPLDPKSDAEDAQTEATKRFKADTAAQADLAHTTVLAEVNAADFDAVFYPGGHGPLWDLAVDQNSIALIENFVQQDKPVAFVCHSPAALKNVKVDGEYLVKGKKVTGFSNSEEAGVGLTDVVPFLLEDALKDNGGQYEKAADWESYVVEDGLLITGQNPGSSADTAKQLLNKLDSKDNQ, encoded by the coding sequence ATGAAAATTTTAATGGTATTAACCTCGCATGACCGTCTTGGCGATACGGGGGAGAAGACTGGCTTTTGGTTAGAAGAATTTGCCGCGCCGTATTACACTTTTAAAGATGCTGGTGTTGAAGTGACTTTAGCTTCTCCTGCAGGTGGTCAACCGCCCCTCGACCCAAAAAGCGATGCTGAAGATGCACAGACCGAAGCTACCAAACGCTTTAAAGCAGATACTGCTGCACAAGCTGATTTAGCTCATACTACGGTCTTGGCTGAAGTCAATGCGGCAGACTTTGATGCGGTATTCTATCCTGGCGGCCATGGTCCTTTATGGGATTTAGCCGTCGATCAAAACTCTATCGCCTTAATTGAAAACTTTGTGCAGCAAGATAAACCTGTGGCCTTCGTCTGCCATTCACCTGCCGCGCTAAAAAATGTCAAAGTAGATGGCGAGTATTTAGTGAAAGGCAAAAAAGTCACCGGCTTTAGCAATAGCGAAGAAGCAGGCGTTGGTCTGACCGACGTGGTGCCGTTCTTATTGGAAGATGCTCTAAAAGACAATGGCGGCCAGTATGAAAAAGCCGCGGATTGGGAGTCGTATGTGGTAGAAGATGGCCTGTTAATCACGGGGCAAAACCCAGGCTCTTCAGCTGATACCGCGAAACAGCTATTAAATAAACTCGATAGCAAAGACAATCAGTAA
- the guaB gene encoding IMP dehydrogenase, which yields MLRIVDEALTFDDVLLLPAYSEILPKSASLSTRLTRDITLNLPLISAAMDTVTESEMAITMAQLGGMGILHKNMDISKQATQVRRVKKFEAGTVVDPITVHPEMTVGELLRITQDNNISGVPVVERGTERVVGIVTHRDLRFETNLSQPVKNVMTPKDKLVTVKEGESNENIKKLLHEHRIEKVVVIDDDFNLRGLITVNDFSKAENNPNACKDAQGRLRVGAAVGTGAETESRVSALVEADVDVIIVDTAHGHSKGVIDRVAWIKKTFPHIQVIGGNIATGDAALALRDAGADAVKVGIGPGSICTTRIIAGIGMPQISAIDSVASALKDSIPLIADGGIRFSGDMAKAIAAGASCIMVGSLLAGTEEAPGEVELFQGRYYKAYRGMGSLGAMSGQNGSSDRYFQDAKDGVEKLVPEGIEGRVPYKGPVSGIVNQLTGGLRSSMGYTGCATIEEMRSKPEFVRVTSAGMKESHVHDVQITKEAPNYRIN from the coding sequence ATGTTGCGAATTGTCGATGAAGCCTTAACCTTTGATGATGTCTTGTTGTTACCCGCCTATTCTGAAATCCTGCCAAAATCTGCTAGCCTCTCAACCCGCCTTACTCGTGACATTACCTTAAACTTGCCACTTATCTCTGCTGCCATGGATACCGTAACGGAATCTGAAATGGCCATTACTATGGCGCAGCTCGGTGGTATGGGTATTCTCCATAAAAACATGGATATCAGTAAGCAAGCCACCCAAGTTCGCCGCGTTAAAAAGTTTGAAGCGGGGACTGTGGTCGATCCTATCACTGTGCATCCTGAAATGACGGTTGGTGAGCTTTTAAGAATTACGCAAGACAATAATATCTCTGGCGTACCCGTAGTAGAGCGCGGTACTGAAAGAGTCGTGGGTATTGTGACTCATCGTGACTTACGTTTTGAAACCAATCTGTCACAGCCTGTCAAAAACGTCATGACCCCAAAAGACAAGCTGGTCACGGTTAAAGAAGGCGAAAGCAACGAAAATATCAAAAAATTGTTGCATGAGCACCGCATCGAAAAAGTCGTCGTGATTGATGATGACTTTAACTTGCGTGGCCTTATTACGGTAAATGACTTTAGTAAAGCGGAAAACAACCCGAATGCTTGTAAAGATGCTCAAGGTCGTTTGCGAGTGGGCGCTGCTGTAGGCACAGGCGCTGAGACCGAATCTCGTGTTTCTGCTCTAGTAGAAGCGGATGTTGATGTCATTATCGTCGACACCGCGCATGGTCATTCTAAAGGCGTGATTGATAGAGTGGCTTGGATCAAAAAGACTTTCCCGCACATTCAAGTAATTGGCGGTAATATCGCTACGGGTGACGCTGCATTAGCTCTAAGAGATGCGGGTGCTGACGCGGTGAAAGTCGGTATTGGCCCTGGTTCTATCTGTACGACACGTATTATTGCGGGTATTGGTATGCCACAGATTTCTGCTATTGATAGTGTGGCTAGCGCTTTAAAAGACAGCATTCCTTTAATCGCGGATGGCGGTATTCGTTTTTCAGGCGATATGGCAAAAGCTATCGCTGCTGGGGCGTCTTGTATCATGGTCGGCTCGCTATTGGCCGGTACTGAAGAGGCGCCAGGTGAAGTCGAGTTATTCCAAGGTCGCTACTATAAAGCTTACCGTGGTATGGGCAGCTTAGGTGCGATGTCAGGTCAAAACGGCTCTTCTGACCGTTATTTCCAAGATGCTAAAGACGGCGTAGAGAAATTGGTTCCTGAAGGTATCGAAGGTCGCGTGCCTTATAAAGGCCCAGTGAGTGGTATCGTCAACCAATTGACCGGCGGTCTACGCTCATCAATGGGTTATACCGGTTGTGCGACTATCGAAGAGATGCGCAGCAAGCCAGAATTTGTCAGAGTGACGTCAGCGGGTATGAAAGAGTCGCATGTCCACGATGTACAAATTACTAAAGAAGCGCCTAACTATCGGATCAACTAA
- a CDS encoding HlyD family secretion protein produces MSQTPKEDSAAVKAQNQAQDLAQPHSSPAEQQPVERSDSDMAAVSIPINKEEADPAETVIDSEGSEIDPNVKDDATAPRKEPIPSATGWSPKKKSLISLIALISLLLIGTLIILYAWKLPPFIPTVQQTDNAFIKGKTTIISPQISGYVTDVMVGDFESVKAGDVLVKIDDRNFAQQLQQAQANIDISLTDLASNSQDTGASQAQIDARMADLNSAKVKVASAQADVARYQGLLEIGAVSEAEVMHTKAQLAQAQAGVEQAKANVEVAVEAATKTTGSKSSLDAKVKSAEAAAKQAQIGLENTIIKAPESGQLSQVTVKPGQFVNAGTQLMYIVLDGVWVIANFKETQVKNIQVGEAATIRVDGLGGQNFTGHVSSLSPATGSELSAAAANPATGNYIKVAQRIPVRIDLDPNQNNLEQLRPGMSVVASVDTQSKGVVKSN; encoded by the coding sequence ATGAGCCAAACGCCTAAAGAGGACTCCGCTGCAGTCAAGGCACAGAACCAGGCACAAGATTTGGCTCAGCCGCACAGTTCGCCTGCCGAGCAGCAGCCCGTAGAGCGTTCGGATAGCGATATGGCCGCGGTCAGTATACCTATTAATAAAGAGGAAGCTGATCCAGCAGAGACTGTCATAGATAGCGAGGGCTCAGAGATTGATCCCAATGTGAAAGACGATGCTACAGCACCCCGTAAGGAGCCTATCCCCTCTGCTACCGGATGGTCGCCGAAGAAAAAATCTTTAATTAGTCTAATCGCTCTTATCAGTTTGCTACTTATCGGTACGCTAATTATTTTATACGCCTGGAAGCTACCGCCATTTATTCCTACCGTGCAGCAGACCGACAACGCCTTTATTAAAGGCAAAACGACCATTATTAGCCCACAAATCTCAGGTTACGTAACCGACGTGATGGTTGGCGATTTTGAGTCAGTAAAAGCTGGGGATGTGCTAGTCAAAATAGATGACCGTAATTTTGCGCAGCAGTTGCAGCAAGCCCAAGCGAATATTGATATCTCTTTAACGGATTTAGCGTCCAACTCGCAAGACACGGGAGCAAGCCAAGCTCAGATTGATGCGCGTATGGCAGACTTAAATAGTGCGAAAGTAAAAGTCGCTAGTGCCCAAGCGGACGTCGCCCGTTATCAAGGCTTATTAGAGATTGGGGCGGTGTCAGAAGCAGAAGTAATGCATACCAAGGCGCAATTGGCGCAAGCACAAGCCGGGGTCGAGCAAGCGAAAGCCAATGTCGAAGTAGCCGTTGAAGCCGCTACTAAGACTACGGGCAGCAAATCCTCACTAGATGCAAAAGTGAAAAGTGCGGAAGCTGCCGCTAAACAAGCCCAAATTGGTTTAGAAAACACCATCATCAAAGCGCCAGAGTCGGGGCAGCTCAGTCAAGTGACTGTCAAGCCAGGACAGTTCGTCAATGCCGGCACACAATTAATGTATATCGTCCTGGATGGGGTATGGGTGATTGCTAACTTTAAAGAGACCCAGGTCAAAAACATCCAGGTAGGTGAAGCGGCGACGATACGAGTGGATGGTCTAGGTGGTCAAAACTTCACTGGGCATGTCAGCAGCCTTTCGCCAGCCACCGGTAGTGAGCTAAGTGCAGCGGCGGCGAATCCAGCAACCGGCAACTATATCAAAGTGGCACAAAGAATCCCTGTGCGCATCGACCTCGACCCCAACCAGAACAATCTAGAGCAACTGCGTCCGGGCATGTCGGTTGTGGCTAGCGTGGATACTCAGTCTAAGGGTGTGGTTAAGAGTAATTAG
- a CDS encoding mechanosensitive ion channel family protein produces the protein MMMTMGKSKELAASAYQERMAKNHSDRGHCLNLEPSSHSESSLYADSLHHLGSSHDLGRNHYLQPIYALIVIVLTAISIGLPSKAMATEQADRASQAVLIDGRQATNRTQSPSQAVLSDSDHETGAKEAVSPPKTINDTPDNFGDYVAQQAHKTEQKIQRELNGTEPDDEVGEELSKTAAALGESNREQTYNLQADPSLTGEYNEAYYVLSELNAGLPVLERPVNLQTPLSTLEFFQTATLQKKFALASYALNMNLIDKKLQSSKGVELVRKLDFLLSEKELYLFDTIPDRADGLVEPPLGSSSSIDGIPRRSIKLGYIDYDSRRVPIFLERVRVDEGSPIWVFSAQTVENIEMLYDQHKPAEFAKYLPEWLTTRFFGIAIWEYLALVFFFTITLGLGWLLSSAAGKLINWYADDKEVDNPIRTRKDGLPDLVNKLIVPLTFTISFTLVFALVSGAYPYIDAVASSTRAIVWIGLVIVTLWLGIRTINFFANRYQDLQIDSLDEEQFHTERRHRTYLSIFRRIFIFAMILGGFWIGLSEFTNIEGLGKTLLTSAGIAGAVIGIAAQPILGNIIAGVLVAVTQPVRIGDTVILDGDWATIEDLGYTYAVLLTWDERRLIVPMRYFVTEVLENWSHTDVHQTCVVYLYVDYGADTAQIRDKFIRVVKDHELWDGETEPVLLVHSVTEWTIKLRGTVASSNPNDAFALECAVRETMLHYLNTEQGAYLPTERITVKSPEARRDAATNNAEATANASKDNHNSQTSLKY, from the coding sequence ATGATGATGACTATGGGTAAGAGCAAAGAACTAGCGGCGTCTGCCTATCAAGAGCGTATGGCAAAGAATCATAGCGATAGGGGGCATTGCTTGAATTTAGAACCTAGCTCTCATTCAGAATCTAGCCTTTATGCAGACTCTCTTCATCATTTAGGGAGTAGTCATGACTTAGGACGTAACCATTATTTACAGCCTATATATGCGCTTATAGTCATCGTCTTAACCGCAATCAGTATAGGGCTGCCCAGTAAAGCTATGGCAACGGAGCAGGCGGACAGAGCCTCGCAAGCAGTATTGATTGATGGCCGGCAAGCCACCAATAGAACACAGAGCCCCAGTCAAGCTGTTCTCAGCGACTCTGATCATGAAACGGGGGCCAAAGAGGCTGTATCGCCGCCTAAAACTATCAATGATACGCCAGATAATTTTGGGGATTATGTTGCCCAACAAGCGCATAAGACTGAGCAAAAAATCCAACGTGAGCTCAATGGTACCGAGCCAGATGATGAGGTTGGCGAAGAATTAAGTAAAACGGCTGCTGCCTTAGGGGAGAGTAATCGCGAGCAAACTTATAATCTGCAGGCCGATCCTTCCTTAACTGGAGAGTACAACGAGGCTTACTATGTCCTGTCTGAACTCAATGCGGGCTTGCCAGTACTAGAGCGCCCCGTCAATTTGCAAACGCCCTTATCGACCTTGGAGTTTTTTCAAACAGCTACCTTGCAAAAAAAGTTTGCCCTAGCCTCCTATGCGCTGAATATGAACTTGATTGATAAGAAATTACAAAGCTCTAAAGGGGTAGAGCTGGTGCGTAAGTTAGATTTCTTATTGTCTGAAAAAGAGCTGTACCTATTTGATACTATTCCCGATCGCGCCGATGGTTTGGTAGAGCCGCCGCTAGGCAGTAGCAGCAGTATAGATGGGATCCCTAGACGCTCGATTAAGTTGGGTTATATCGACTATGACTCGCGCCGGGTACCGATATTCTTAGAGCGGGTGCGCGTGGATGAAGGCTCGCCTATATGGGTATTCTCTGCGCAAACGGTAGAAAATATCGAGATGCTCTACGATCAGCATAAGCCCGCAGAATTTGCGAAATATTTACCAGAGTGGTTAACCACTCGGTTTTTTGGGATTGCCATTTGGGAGTATCTGGCATTAGTTTTCTTCTTTACCATTACTTTAGGGCTAGGCTGGTTGCTTAGTAGTGCTGCCGGCAAACTTATAAATTGGTATGCCGATGATAAAGAAGTGGATAATCCTATTCGTACCCGTAAAGATGGCTTGCCTGATTTGGTCAATAAGCTCATCGTACCACTCACCTTTACCATCAGTTTTACCCTCGTTTTTGCGCTCGTATCCGGTGCTTATCCTTATATTGATGCGGTGGCCTCATCGACACGGGCTATCGTTTGGATTGGCTTAGTCATTGTGACGTTATGGCTGGGTATTCGCACCATTAACTTTTTTGCCAATCGTTATCAAGACTTACAGATAGACAGTTTGGATGAAGAGCAGTTTCATACCGAGCGCCGCCACCGGACTTATTTATCGATATTTCGCCGTATCTTTATCTTTGCCATGATTTTGGGGGGCTTTTGGATTGGGTTGAGCGAGTTTACCAATATCGAAGGCTTGGGCAAAACCTTATTGACCTCCGCGGGGATAGCGGGGGCGGTCATTGGTATCGCTGCCCAGCCTATTTTAGGTAATATTATCGCCGGCGTCTTGGTCGCGGTCACGCAGCCGGTACGTATTGGCGATACGGTCATTTTAGATGGCGATTGGGCGACGATTGAAGATTTGGGCTATACCTATGCCGTCTTATTGACATGGGATGAGCGCCGTTTGATTGTGCCCATGCGCTATTTTGTCACCGAAGTCTTAGAAAACTGGTCGCATACGGACGTCCATCAAACTTGTGTGGTCTATCTGTATGTTGATTATGGCGCTGATACGGCTCAGATTCGTGACAAGTTTATAAGGGTAGTCAAAGACCATGAGCTATGGGATGGTGAGACCGAGCCTGTTTTGCTGGTGCATTCTGTGACAGAGTGGACCATTAAGCTACGCGGCACAGTAGCTTCTAGCAATCCAAACGATGCCTTTGCCCTAGAGTGTGCAGTGCGCGAAACCATGCTGCACTATCTCAATACAGAGCAAGGTGCTTATCTGCCCACAGAGAGAATTACGGTTAAATCGCCTGAAGCGCGTCGTGATGCAGCGACTAATAATGCCGAGGCTACGGCTAACGCTTCTAAGGATAACCATAACAGCCAAACGTCGCTCAAATACTAA